DNA sequence from the Arthrobacter jinronghuae genome:
AGAACCGGATGCCGAAGACCACTACGGGGGAACCCCAGACCGTCAGGAGGATCCACGAGACGAGCACGAAGAGGACCGAGAGGATGCTCAGCGCGGTCATGCCCGGTGCCTTGCTCCGGAAGGCCCAGGCAAACAACGCGATGTTCGCCAGGACCAGCACCGGAGCGAGCCATACCAGCACCTGTGCAAGGTAGAGGTAGTACGCCGCAAAGAACGGAACCACTACCAGAATGACTACCGGCAGCACCGCCAGGACAATCAGCAGGTCGACAGCTGTAACGATCCATGTCCAGACCGGCTTGCGGGCGGCGGCTTCCTCATCCGCGTCTGCCTGCGGTTCCCAGAACGTTCCGCTCATGCGCCGCGGTTCTTGTCGCGCATCGCGCGGAGTGCTTCACGGTTGTCCTGCTTCTCGCGCAGGGTTTGGCGCTTGTCGTACTCCCGCTTACCGCGGGCGACGGCGATCTCCACCTTGGCCCGTCCGTCCAGGAAGTACAGCTGCAGCGGCACGATGGTAAAACCCGATTCACTGGTCTTGCGCATAATCTTTTCCAGCTGCTCGCGGTGCAGGAGCAGCTTGCGCCGGCGCCGCGCGGAGTGGTTGGTCCAGCTGCCGTTGAGGTACTCCGGAATATAGGCGGCTTCGAGCCAGAGCTCGTTGTTGTAGAACGTGGCAAACCCGTCCACCAATGAGGCCCTGCCCTCACGCAGCGACTTCACCTCGGTCCCCATCAAAACCATGCCGGCCTCGTAGGTGTCGAGGATTTCGTAATCGTGCCGGGCCTTGCGATTGGTGGCCACTACCTTACGGCCACTTTCCTTAGGCACGGGGCAACTCCTTAGTAGGTTTTAGCGAAAGCTCCATTGTAGGCCTAGAGCAGGCCCATCGGGTCCACGAGATTGCCGTTCAGCACGGTCTCGAAGTGCAGGTGGCACCCCTGCGAGTTTCCGGTGTTCCCCACGTATCCGATCAGCTGGCCCTGCTCCACCCACTGATTGACGGACACCGTGAAGCCGCTGAGGTGGTAGTAGTTGGTGGCCAAGGCGTTGCCCTTCACCACACCGTGATTGAGGACAATCCGGTTGCCTGTCCCGATCATTTCGCCCTGGCCTTGGTCGGCCCGCCAGACATGGCCGGCGGCCGGAGCATAGACCGGGGTTCCGCAGTTCGCGGCAAAATCGATGCCTGAGTGCAGGTAACCGCCGTTGCCGAAGAAATCAATTGTCCCCTCCGGGGTGCCGCGCCAGCCAAAGCCGGACGAAACCGGAGAACCGATTACCGGATGGCGGAGCCCAAAGGAGGACGGGCTTCCCGGCTGCGGCACGGTCTGGGCCGGCGGGGCGGGGCGGTTGTTCCGGGCTGCTTCTTCGGCCGCTGCGCGGTTGGCTTCGTCAATGCGGGCCTGTTCGCGTTTCCGGTGTTCCTCGAGCTGGATCCGCTGCTTCTCCGCGATGTCCGCGGTTACCTGGGCGCTTTCCTTTTCCAGGCTGGCCATCTGGGACTGGAGCTTGGGTTTCTGCGCCTCAAGTTCCTGGTTCATTGCCGTGGTCTGGGCAACCAGGTCGTCCACCTTCTGCTTTTCCGCGGCTGCCGCGTCACGCGCCGACTGCTCGGCCTTGAGCGCTTCTTCCGCCTGGGCCTTGAGCTTGCTGATCTCTTCGGCCACGGCTGACAGCCTGGCCTCGGAGTTCACGTTGTTGGCGTTCTGCTGGGACAGCTTTTCCACTGCGGCGTTCTGGCCCTTGAGCGCCTGTTCCGCCATGCCGAGCGAATCGGTGAGGCTGTCCGCACCCTTGGCGCCGAACATCAGTGAGAGCGTGGAGGGAACACCGCCGTTTTTGTAGGCCTGGGACGCAATCTGTCCGATGGCCTTTTCGGTGGCCGCAATGTCCTCACGGTCCTTCTCGATCTGCGCCGTGATGGTTTCGTGGGTGTTCTGGGCGAGGGCAACGCGTTCGTTCAGGGCGCTCACCTTGCCGGCGGCGCTGTCGACGCGTCCCTCGGCATCCGCGAGCTGCTGCTGCGCGGCGGGGAGCTGGCCCTTGTAGATATTGAGCTTGGCCACCGTCTCGGCAATATCTTCGCCGAGGTACTCATAGTCCTGCTGGACTTTCTGCTTTTCGGCTTCGATGGCGGCCTTGCGGTCCTCGAGGTCGTCTGCATTTGCCGCACTGCTGAAGGCAACGGAGAGCGTCAGCGTCAGGAAGGCGACAACCGCCGCCAGGGCCCGTGACGCGGGCGCACGTCCGATCCGTTTAGGCACAGCATTATCCATTAGCGAGACTCTCCATGATCTTCCACATTCCATTCCCAGTGCTCATGACTCTAGACCTTCAGGTACCGGCGGAGTGTCAACAGCGAGGATACTCCCGCCAACAGCGCCCCGAGAACAAGTAGGACAGGTGTCAGGTACAGGACCTGTTCCGAGGAAATAAAGGCCGTGGTTGGGTACTGCCGGGCAAGGTTTCCGATGAAGAAGTGCGCGGTGGCCAAGAGTGCCGCTGAAGCCAGAACCGCGCCGATGACGGCGGCGATCACGCCTTCCAGCACGAACGGCAGCTGGATGACGGCCTTGGATGCGCCGACCAGGCGCATGATGCCCGTCTCCCGTCGTCGGCTGAACGCCGAAAGCCGGATGGTGGTGGCAATCAGCAGGATGGCGCAGACCAGCATGACGCCGGCAATGGCCAGTGCGGCAACCGACGCAAGGTTCAGGTACGTAAACATCTTTTCGAACAGTTCACGCTGGTCACTGACCGACTCGACTCCCGGCTTGGAAGAGAACGCCTCGTTGATGACCTCGTACTTTTCCGGATCCACCAGGCTCACGCGGAAGGACTCGGGCAGCATCTCGGCGGTGATGCTGTCCACGATCGGCGAGTTGGCGAACTGCTCGCGGAAGTGCGTCAGCGCGGTCTCCTGGTCTTCATACTCGACCGTCTCCACGTAGCGGTCCGACTGCAGGTCCGCCTCGATGGCCTCCCGCTGTTCGTCGGTGACGGCGCCGGAGGCACAGGATGCGGACGTGTCATTCTCGGTGCACAGGTAGACGGCAACCTGGACGCGGTCGTACCAGTAGCCCTTCATCTGGCCGATCTGCAGCTGCAGCAGCCCTGCCGCCCCCACAAACGTCAGCGACACGAAGGTCACGAGGACTACGGAGACAACCATGGACAGGTTCCGGCGCAGACCTGAACCGATCTCGCCCAGGACAAATGCGAGCCTCATTCAGCCACCCCGCTCCCGCTGCGGCCCGGCACATCCGGCACGGCTGATCCGCCGTCCGGTTCCCGTGCCGCTTCGGGTTCGCCCAGGTAGATGCCCTCATGCTCGTCGCGGATGATCTTGCCGTTGCGCAGTTCCACCACGCGCTTGCGCATCGCGTTGACGATGTCGTCGTCGTGCGTAGCCATCACCACCGTGGTGCCGTTCTGGTTCACCCGGTCCAACACCTTCATAATGCCCAGCGACGTGGTGGGGTCCAGGTTTCCGGTGGGTTCGTCGGCGAGCAAAATGCCCGGCTTGTTGACGATGGCCCTCGCGATAGCGACGCGCTGCTGCTCGCCGCCTGAGAGTTCGTGGGGCATGCGGTTGTCCTTGCCCTCCAGCCCTACGGTCTTGAGGACTTCGGGCACCGAGTCACGGATAACGGCACGGCTGCGGCCGATCACCTGCATGGCAAAGGCAACGTTCGCAAAGACCGTCTTGTTGGGCAGCAGGCGGAAATCCTGGAAGACCACGCCTATCCCCCGGCGCAGCCGGGGCACCCGCCAGCTCGGGATCTTTGCCACGTTGGCGCCGGCCACGTAGACCGTGCCCTTGGTGGCGTGCTCCTCTTTCATGATCAGCCGGATAAACGTCGATTTGCCGGAGCCGGAAGCGCCCACGAGGAACACGAACTCGCCGCGGTCCACGTCGAGGCTGACCGAGTTGAGCGCAGGCCGGGAGTTCCGGTCATACAGCTTGGTGACATTGTCGAAAGTGATCATCGCTACTTAGTGCCCATGAAGCGGCCGGAGACACGGGCCTTGGTTCGGGGTATGGGCACCGGCCTCTCGACTATAGCCAGCTTCCGACGCAGTGAGCCACAACCTAACAGCGCGTGTCGGACTGCACACCGCGTCCACAGGGTGAAGATGCGGTACAGTCCTGCGGTGCCCACAGATTCCGCCGGACTGTCCCCCGATGCCGTCGCCCTTGCGGATATTCGGCGTTCCCCGCGTACATCGACGGATACCCGCGCGTCCCGCCGCGGACGCCGGGTCCTTCGCAGCAGCGGCACCCACCCCGGTTTCCGCCGCGACGTCCAAGGGCTGCGGGCCCTCGCCGTCGTACTGGTGCTTCTTTACCATGTCTGGCCTGAGGCACTGCCGGGGGGCTTTATCGGCGTGGACGTTTTCTTTGTTATTTCCGGCTACCTGATTGTCGGTTCCCTGGTGCGGGAACTGCGCTCCACGTCCACTATCGCGTTGGCGCCCTTTTACGCCCGGCGGATCCGCCGGCTACTTCCCGCAGCTGCAACGGTTGTGCTCTCGACCCTGGGCGCAACAGTGCTGCTCTTCCCGGAGGGGCGCTGGCAGGGCGTTGGCCGGGATGCCGCGGCCGCCAGCTTGAATGTCCAAAACTGGAACCAGGCCTTCAGCACCACCAGCTACGCGGGTGCGACAGCCGCTGTATCTCCGCTGCAGCATTACTGGTCCCTCTCTGTGGAGGAACAGTTCTATCTTGTGGTTCCCGTGCTCCTGCTCGGCGCTGCTGCCGCGGTCCGTGCCATGGGGCTCCGCGCCGGCATACCTGCTGCCGCACTGGCAGTCATCTGCGGTATCTCCGTGTTGTCCTTCATCCACTCGGTCCAGTTCTCGATGTCGGCCCCCGATCTTGCCTATTTCTTTACCACTACCCGAATCTGGGAACTCGGTCTGGGCGGGATCCTGGCCCTCGCGACCGCGGGACGAAGCGTGCAGCTGCGCCTATCCATCGCCAGCGGGTGGGCCGGGATTGTACTGATCAGCGCGGGAGCCATCGGTCTCTCCACCGCGATGCCTTTTCCCGGCTGGGTGGCACTCGTTCCCACGGCTGGAGCTGCGCTGTGCATCCTTGCAGGCAGGGCCGCTGATGCTGCCGTACCGTGGATTTCGTCCGTCTGGTGGCAGTCCCTTCGCCCGGTCACCTATCTAGGCGACATCTCCTACTCCCTGTATCTGTGGCATTGGCCGGTCACCGTCTTCACCGTCCATATTCTCGGGCACGGCCCTGACCTGGTTGCCGGTGCCGCCATCATCTCCACAAGCGTTCTTCTGGCCGCACTGTCCACCCGGTTTATCGAGAAGCCGTTCCGCCGGTTCCAGGGGAAAGCCGGCTCCGTGGGCCGCCACGGCGCTGAGAGGGTGACGCACCGGCCCGTGTATGCACTGGCAGCGGTCCTGATCGCAGTTCCGGTAGCAGTTGCCGCCGTCCCGTATGGGGTTGTCCAGCAGAAAATCAACAACCTGACCAAAGAGTACGATTCCGGTTCCTACCCAGGCGCCACAGCGTTCGATTCCAGCAACCCCGCAGCAGTGCCGGAAGGCCAGCCGCTGCGCCCGGCACCTGCGGCGGCCATGGCCGACATGCCATCGCTGGATGAGGCCTGCACTGTCTACGATCCGGCGGAAACACCCTACGCCGAGTGTATGTTCGGTGACCCCGGCGGAGCCAAAGCAATAGTCCTGGTAGGGGATTCCCATGCTGCCCAATTCATGGCTCCCCTCGACGCCATTGCCCGGGACGGCGGGTACCGGCTTTACGTCCTCACCCGCAACGGATGCCCGTTCAATGCCGAGCCGTTGCACAGCGACACCTATACCTACGCTCTCTGCCCTTCCCAGAACCTTGAGACCGTGAAGGACATCCTCGAGATCGAACCCGAACTCGTAGTCACGTCGGCCATGCGGCCGGCCAGCTACGATCATGCGCTTGGCTGGACCTGGGATTCCCCGCGCAGTGCCGTGGACGGTTATCTGGAGGTGTTGGAGCCGCTGGAGCAGGCCGGCATCCACATCGGCGTCATCGCAGACATCCCCTATCCGACGTTTAGCGTCCCCGACTGTGTGCTGGAAAAAGACAGCATCGACGACTGCAATGTTCAGCGCCCCGACGCAATCGGAGCGACCGACCCCCTGGTCGAGGCAGCCATGCGGCTGAACAACAGCCGGCAGGTGGACCTGACGGACTATTTCTGCGATGACCAGCGATGCCCTGCCGTAGTCGGCAATGTCCTGGCCTACCGGGACAACCACATCACCAATACCTTCGCCCGGACCCTGGTCCTGCCGCTGCGGAAAGGGCTCGGCTTCTAGCCGAACCACCTGCCTGCAGGCAGCGACCGCAGGAGCGGCCTATTTGCGGGCGGAAACGCTGCCGTTCGCACGCCAGCGGATGCCAGCGTCGATGAAGTCGTCAATTTCGCCGTCGAACACCGCGGAGGTGTTGCCTACCTCGTGCTCTGTACGGAGGTCCTTGACCATCTGGTACGGGTTGAGCACGTAGGAGCGCATCTGGTCGCCCCAGGAAGCCTTGACGTCGCCGGCAAAGGCCTTCTTCTCGGCGTCCTCCTGCTCCTTTTTCAACAGCAGCAGGCGGGACTGGAGCACGCGCATGGCGGCGGCGCGGTTCTGCAGCTGCGACTTTTCGTTCTGCATGGAGACGACCGTGCCGGTGGGAAGGTGCGTGAGCCGGACGGCGGAGTCGGTGGTGTTCACGGACTGGCCGCCCGGACCGGAGGAGCGGAAGACGTCCACGCGGATTTCGTTGTCCGGAATGTCGATGTGGTCCGTGGGCGCGATCAGCGGAATGACCTCGACCGCGGCAAACGAGGTCTGCCGGCGGCCCTGGTTGTCGAACGGGCTGATGCGGACCAGACGGTGCGTGCCGGCCTCCACTACCAGGGTGCCGTAGGCGTAGGGCGCCTTGACCTCGAAGGTGGCGGATTTCAGGCCGGCCTCTTCGGCGTAGGAGGTATCCAGGACGGTGGTGGGGTATCCGTGCCGTTCGGCCCAGCGCAGGTACATACGCAGCAGCATCTCGGCGAAGTCGGCTGCATCCACTCCCCCGGCACCGGAACGGATGGTCACCACGGCTTCACGTTCGTCGTATTCACCGGAAAGCAGGGTGACGACTTCCAGCTGGGACAGGGACCTGCGGAGGGACTCCAGTTCCGTCACGGCCTCTGCCTTGGAATCCGCGTCGGCCTCGTCCTGGGCCAGTTCCACCAGGACCTCGAGATCATCGATGCGGGATTCGATGGTCTGAAGGCGTTCCAGCTCCGACTGGCGGTGCGAGAGCTTGGAGGTGATCTTCTGCGCCTCGGAGGGGTCGTCCCAAAGATCGGGGACGCCGGCCATCTCGCTCAGCTCTTCGATGTCCTCTTTGATCTTTGCCACGTCCGAGACCTCTTCAATGGAGGCGAAAGTGGAGCGGAGGGCGCGGATTTCTGCGGGAAAATCTATTTCTGCCATGGTGCTTACAGACTACGCCATGTCCCTGCGCCGCCGCCCGCCGCCGTCGTGCCGGGACGCGCCGGCTCCGGGACGCGCCGGGACGCGCCGGGGCGGATGCGCACGGCGGTGTCCGTGGGCGGCGTTAGATTAAGGGAACGGATATGGAATGTACGCCCTTTCGAAGGAGCCTCTCTTGACCCATCCCGAGCGCGGACGCATGTACACCCTGGACGAACTCAACGACCTTGCCGAGCAGGGCGACCCCTGGGCCATGGGGAAAGTGGACGAGTGGGAGCAGCACTTCTCCAACGAGTACGTGGGCAACATGAAAGACAGGTGCCCCGACGGCGACTGCGAACAGTTCGGCGAGCCGGTGACCATTTGCTACGGCGAGGACGGCCGGATCCTGGACGTGGACCACGGCGGCTGGGGCCACGGTCCGGTCCGTGAGGCGCAGGAGCAGCGGAAGGCTTCGTAGGATTTCACTGCAGCAGCCGGGCCCGCACCTAGGGCCGGTTGGACGAGTTCCTCTTCAGCAGCGTGAACAGACCTACTGCAACGAATATCCCGCCTAGGACAAACAGGACCATCGATCCTATCTCCAACCCGGTTGCGGCGAGCCCGGCAACGAGACCGGAAGCCAGACTTACTCCCAGCATCATCCCACCCCCTCTGCTTTGTACTGCGCAGCCCACAAGTCACGATCTTTGCGGGTGATCTTTTTGCGGATGATCTCTCCCCAGGAAGCGAGAATCCATCCGCCGCGTACGCAGGCCAGGAGCTCAATAGGGACTATAAAAACGACGAGAAGGATGTCCCACTTGTCCTTATACGGGACGCGAACGGCAGTCTTGAGGTTGATGGCTACGAACAGTAAGGGCACCAGCAGTCCCCACCAAGCTAATGTCAAGGAATCCAGGTATAGCGCCAGGGAAATTACCATCACCCAGAGCGCCCGGATTGTGGGTCCGAGCAGATTGAGCATCTGGCTAAGCCAGTCCCTTATGGTCAGGCGGTTGACTCCGAAGCGAAGCAGATCCTGAAGGGTACCTGCCTGCCACTTCATGCGCTGCCCCCACAGGGACTTCAGGTTCTTCATCCCGTCCGTATATGCCCTGATGGTGGTGGATACATAGGTCTTGTATCCCGCTTCCCGAAGTCGGTAGGTCAGCTCGTAGTCCTCCACAGCACTTTCGTACGACCACGGCCCTTCCCTGTCGTCCCTGGCGGCAATCTCCCTCAGGGCCGTACCGGAGAACGCAGACCCGGCGCCTGCCAGGACATTGGTCCACCCCTGGTTCAGCCCCTGTTGGATGTTGTAGGCGTATTCGGATTTCTGCAGTCTGCACCACAAACCGGGCTGCCGGATGGTGAATTTGGAAGTCGATCCCCCGAAGAGACGCTTCCATGATTCCTTCTCCCAGTCTTCAATGGCATTGGGGACAAGCACAGTGTCTGCGTCCATGGACACCACAAGATCGGAGTCACGGCCATACAAATTCCACCCCCTGTTCATGGCCTCGGACTTGCGGTGTTTTAGGCGGGGCAGGTCCATGACGATTACGGGGTACTTCTTTGCTACGTCCACCGTGTGATCAGTGCATCCATTGGCGATGATGACGATCCGGTCCGGCAGCCGGGTCTGCGCGAGAAGAGACTCAATGGTTTGCCCTATGGTTTCCTCCTCGTTGTGTGCCGGTACTAGTACTGTGATATCGATTTTCTCCCCGCGCACGCGGATCAGCTCCCGGGCCTCGCCCTCGACTACCCCTACTGCATCCACCGGCGGTCCTTCGTGTAGGCACGGGACTGACCGGACATGTCGTCTCCCCCGCGCGAATGGTGCAGTCGGTTTATGGCTGCCGCGTCAGATTAGGGTCGCGGGAGGGTGTTGACGAGAGTAAATACGCGCGCCAGTGGAAAGTCGGGTAGCGCTCCCGCGGTGCCGGATGCGGGGACTCAGTAGTCAGCGGCGCCCGCCCGGGTAAGGGAACGGACTGGAGGCACTGGCCGGTCCGCGAGGCGCAGGAGCAGCGGAAGGCTTCGTAGCTTTTTACTGCAGCAGCCGGGCCCGCGCCTCACTCACCGCGGTGACGGGGATTCCGTCCGGCACCAGGAAATTCACGATCGGCGGATGGACCCGCGCCGCCAGCACCACACGTGCCGTCCGGCCGTCCGCCGTGCCGGTCTCTTCCGTTACCGCAAGCTCCGTGAACCGTTCCTCCGCACCCGTTTCGGCAAGATAACTGCGGGCGGCGCGGCGGACGGCGTCGGCTTCCAGCACCGCCGCCGGACCCGCCCCTGCGGCGGCCTCACCCAGCGAGAACGTGTCGGCCGCGGCCACCGCTGCACCGTCAGCGGCTGAGAGCAGCTTCTTCTGCCCGAGATAGACGGACGACGCCGCCATCACCACTGTGACGGTCAGCAGCGCCAGC
Encoded proteins:
- the smpB gene encoding SsrA-binding protein SmpB: MPKESGRKVVATNRKARHDYEILDTYEAGMVLMGTEVKSLREGRASLVDGFATFYNNELWLEAAYIPEYLNGSWTNHSARRRRKLLLHREQLEKIMRKTSESGFTIVPLQLYFLDGRAKVEIAVARGKREYDKRQTLREKQDNREALRAMRDKNRGA
- a CDS encoding M23 family metallopeptidase — its product is MDNAVPKRIGRAPASRALAAVVAFLTLTLSVAFSSAANADDLEDRKAAIEAEKQKVQQDYEYLGEDIAETVAKLNIYKGQLPAAQQQLADAEGRVDSAAGKVSALNERVALAQNTHETITAQIEKDREDIAATEKAIGQIASQAYKNGGVPSTLSLMFGAKGADSLTDSLGMAEQALKGQNAAVEKLSQQNANNVNSEARLSAVAEEISKLKAQAEEALKAEQSARDAAAAEKQKVDDLVAQTTAMNQELEAQKPKLQSQMASLEKESAQVTADIAEKQRIQLEEHRKREQARIDEANRAAAEEAARNNRPAPPAQTVPQPGSPSSFGLRHPVIGSPVSSGFGWRGTPEGTIDFFGNGGYLHSGIDFAANCGTPVYAPAAGHVWRADQGQGEMIGTGNRIVLNHGVVKGNALATNYYHLSGFTVSVNQWVEQGQLIGYVGNTGNSQGCHLHFETVLNGNLVDPMGLL
- the ftsX gene encoding permease-like cell division protein FtsX, producing the protein MRLAFVLGEIGSGLRRNLSMVVSVVLVTFVSLTFVGAAGLLQLQIGQMKGYWYDRVQVAVYLCTENDTSASCASGAVTDEQREAIEADLQSDRYVETVEYEDQETALTHFREQFANSPIVDSITAEMLPESFRVSLVDPEKYEVINEAFSSKPGVESVSDQRELFEKMFTYLNLASVAALAIAGVMLVCAILLIATTIRLSAFSRRRETGIMRLVGASKAVIQLPFVLEGVIAAVIGAVLASAALLATAHFFIGNLARQYPTTAFISSEQVLYLTPVLLVLGALLAGVSSLLTLRRYLKV
- the ftsE gene encoding cell division ATP-binding protein FtsE, with translation MITFDNVTKLYDRNSRPALNSVSLDVDRGEFVFLVGASGSGKSTFIRLIMKEEHATKGTVYVAGANVAKIPSWRVPRLRRGIGVVFQDFRLLPNKTVFANVAFAMQVIGRSRAVIRDSVPEVLKTVGLEGKDNRMPHELSGGEQQRVAIARAIVNKPGILLADEPTGNLDPTTSLGIMKVLDRVNQNGTTVVMATHDDDIVNAMRKRVVELRNGKIIRDEHEGIYLGEPEAAREPDGGSAVPDVPGRSGSGVAE
- a CDS encoding acyltransferase family protein is translated as MPTDSAGLSPDAVALADIRRSPRTSTDTRASRRGRRVLRSSGTHPGFRRDVQGLRALAVVLVLLYHVWPEALPGGFIGVDVFFVISGYLIVGSLVRELRSTSTIALAPFYARRIRRLLPAAATVVLSTLGATVLLFPEGRWQGVGRDAAAASLNVQNWNQAFSTTSYAGATAAVSPLQHYWSLSVEEQFYLVVPVLLLGAAAAVRAMGLRAGIPAAALAVICGISVLSFIHSVQFSMSAPDLAYFFTTTRIWELGLGGILALATAGRSVQLRLSIASGWAGIVLISAGAIGLSTAMPFPGWVALVPTAGAALCILAGRAADAAVPWISSVWWQSLRPVTYLGDISYSLYLWHWPVTVFTVHILGHGPDLVAGAAIISTSVLLAALSTRFIEKPFRRFQGKAGSVGRHGAERVTHRPVYALAAVLIAVPVAVAAVPYGVVQQKINNLTKEYDSGSYPGATAFDSSNPAAVPEGQPLRPAPAAAMADMPSLDEACTVYDPAETPYAECMFGDPGGAKAIVLVGDSHAAQFMAPLDAIARDGGYRLYVLTRNGCPFNAEPLHSDTYTYALCPSQNLETVKDILEIEPELVVTSAMRPASYDHALGWTWDSPRSAVDGYLEVLEPLEQAGIHIGVIADIPYPTFSVPDCVLEKDSIDDCNVQRPDAIGATDPLVEAAMRLNNSRQVDLTDYFCDDQRCPAVVGNVLAYRDNHITNTFARTLVLPLRKGLGF
- the prfB gene encoding peptide chain release factor 2, with the translated sequence MAEIDFPAEIRALRSTFASIEEVSDVAKIKEDIEELSEMAGVPDLWDDPSEAQKITSKLSHRQSELERLQTIESRIDDLEVLVELAQDEADADSKAEAVTELESLRRSLSQLEVVTLLSGEYDEREAVVTIRSGAGGVDAADFAEMLLRMYLRWAERHGYPTTVLDTSYAEEAGLKSATFEVKAPYAYGTLVVEAGTHRLVRISPFDNQGRRQTSFAAVEVIPLIAPTDHIDIPDNEIRVDVFRSSGPGGQSVNTTDSAVRLTHLPTGTVVSMQNEKSQLQNRAAAMRVLQSRLLLLKKEQEDAEKKAFAGDVKASWGDQMRSYVLNPYQMVKDLRTEHEVGNTSAVFDGEIDDFIDAGIRWRANGSVSARK
- a CDS encoding glycosyltransferase; this translates as MDAVGVVEGEARELIRVRGEKIDITVLVPAHNEEETIGQTIESLLAQTRLPDRIVIIANGCTDHTVDVAKKYPVIVMDLPRLKHRKSEAMNRGWNLYGRDSDLVVSMDADTVLVPNAIEDWEKESWKRLFGGSTSKFTIRQPGLWCRLQKSEYAYNIQQGLNQGWTNVLAGAGSAFSGTALREIAARDDREGPWSYESAVEDYELTYRLREAGYKTYVSTTIRAYTDGMKNLKSLWGQRMKWQAGTLQDLLRFGVNRLTIRDWLSQMLNLLGPTIRALWVMVISLALYLDSLTLAWWGLLVPLLFVAINLKTAVRVPYKDKWDILLVVFIVPIELLACVRGGWILASWGEIIRKKITRKDRDLWAAQYKAEGVG
- a CDS encoding pilus assembly protein TadG-related protein; this translates as MSRGLRKGPPVGQRDDGERGQVGVLIIGYCVLALLTVTVVMAASSVYLGQKKLLSAADGAAVAAADTFSLGEAAAGAGPAAVLEADAVRRAARSYLAETGAEERFTELAVTEETGTADGRTARVVLAARVHPPIVNFLVPDGIPVTAVSEARARLLQ